Proteins encoded by one window of Rouxiella chamberiensis:
- a CDS encoding microcin C ABC transporter permease — protein sequence MPLNPVNQARWARFRSNRRGFWSLWIFLVLLILALLSNVLANEKPLLVRYQGHLYVPFMTNYSESTFGGELQTATDYQDPFVVNQLETHGWVIWAPLRQSYNAINFSTSRPFPSPPSRQNLLGTDSNGHDVLAEILYGLRISLLFGLMLTLMSSLIGIVIGATQGYYGGRVDLWGQRFIEVWSGMPTLFLIIMLSSVVQPNFWWLLLITVLSGWMVLVGVVRAEFLRTRNFDYIRAAQAMGVGDGTIMLRHMLPNAMVATLTYLPFILCGSITTLASLDFLGFGLPIGSPSLGSLLLEGKNNIQAPWLGISAFVVLAMLLSLLIFIGEAVRDAFDPSQTR from the coding sequence ATGCCGCTCAATCCCGTCAATCAGGCGCGATGGGCGCGTTTTCGCAGTAATCGTCGCGGTTTCTGGTCGCTGTGGATATTTTTGGTCCTGCTGATTCTGGCGCTGCTTTCCAACGTGCTGGCCAACGAGAAACCGCTGCTGGTGCGTTATCAGGGGCATCTCTATGTGCCGTTCATGACAAACTACAGTGAATCGACGTTTGGCGGCGAATTGCAAACCGCTACCGATTACCAGGACCCTTTTGTGGTCAACCAGCTGGAAACGCATGGCTGGGTGATATGGGCACCGCTTCGGCAGAGTTACAACGCGATCAACTTTTCGACCTCTCGGCCGTTTCCCTCACCGCCTTCACGGCAGAACCTGCTCGGCACCGACAGCAACGGGCACGACGTGCTGGCCGAAATACTCTATGGCCTGCGTATCTCGCTGCTGTTCGGGCTGATGCTGACGTTGATGTCATCTCTCATCGGCATCGTGATAGGTGCGACCCAGGGTTATTACGGCGGCAGGGTCGACCTGTGGGGTCAGCGCTTTATTGAAGTATGGTCCGGCATGCCCACGCTCTTTCTGATCATCATGCTGTCTAGCGTGGTCCAGCCAAATTTCTGGTGGCTGCTGCTGATTACCGTGCTCTCGGGCTGGATGGTGCTGGTCGGCGTGGTCAGGGCCGAATTTCTGCGCACCCGCAATTTTGACTACATTCGCGCGGCGCAGGCGATGGGCGTCGGCGATGGCACCATTATGCTGCGCCACATGTTGCCCAACGCGATGGTAGCGACCCTGACCTATCTGCCGTTTATTCTCTGCGGCTCGATAACCACCCTCGCCTCGCTGGATTTTCTTGGCTTTGGTCTTCCCATCGGATCCCCTTCGCTCGGCTCGCTGCTCCTTGAAGGCAAGAACAATATTCAGGCACCGTGGCTCGGTATCAGCGCATTCGTGGTGCTCGCGATGTTACTGTCACTGCTGATTTTTATCGGCGAAGCGGTGCGCGATGCCTTTGACCCCAGCCAGACACGTTAG
- the mepS gene encoding bifunctional murein DD-endopeptidase/murein LD-carboxypeptidase: protein MVKSQPFLRYLWRAIPAIGAAILLSACSGTHSSNTESAQTEMHAVKDKNGLLLQASQDEFEAMVRNVDIKSKIMDQYADWKGVRYRLGGDSKRGIDCSAFVQLTFREQFGLNLPRSTYEQEDTGRKIQRNKLRPGDLVLFGAGSTGRHVGIYLGNDQFVHASTSNGVMISNLTESYWTKRYREGRRVLSGSHASSSTGSLATAMLQ from the coding sequence ATGGTCAAGTCTCAACCGTTTCTGAGATATTTATGGCGGGCGATACCCGCGATTGGCGCGGCAATCCTTCTCTCCGCATGTAGTGGTACACATTCTTCGAACACAGAAAGCGCACAAACTGAGATGCATGCAGTTAAGGACAAAAACGGTCTTTTACTTCAAGCCTCTCAGGATGAATTCGAAGCAATGGTTCGCAACGTCGATATTAAATCCAAAATCATGGATCAATATGCAGACTGGAAAGGCGTTCGTTATCGGTTAGGCGGCGACAGCAAGCGTGGTATTGATTGCTCGGCCTTCGTACAGTTAACATTCCGCGAACAATTTGGCCTGAACCTGCCCCGCTCGACCTACGAGCAGGAAGATACAGGCAGAAAGATCCAGCGTAACAAGCTGCGTCCCGGTGATTTAGTGTTGTTCGGTGCAGGCTCGACAGGGCGTCACGTAGGCATCTATCTGGGTAACGATCAGTTCGTCCATGCTTCTACCAGCAATGGCGTGATGATTTCGAACCTGACGGAAAGCTACTGGACCAAACGCTATCGTGAAGGTAGACGCGTACTCTCCGGCTCACATGCCAGCAGCAGTACCGGGAGTCTGGCGACTGCCATGCTGCAATAG
- the yejF gene encoding microcin C ABC transporter ATP-binding protein YejF, whose product MTPSPLLSIEHLDIAFRQQGALSTVVHDLSLQISPGETLALVGESGSGKSVTALSVLRLLRSQSVVYPRGDILFEGQSLLHASEPALRKIRGDRIAMIFQEPMVSLNPLHTLEKQLAEVLALHRGMRREAARGEIISCLDRVGIAQAASRLGDFPHQLSGGERQRVMIAMAILTQPKLLIADEPTTALDVSVQAQILALLQELKDELGMAMLFITHNLRIVRAIADNVAVMKAGRCVEFNRREALFTAPQHAYTRQLLLAEPRGNPRPVKADSPVLLRVENLAVGFPVRRGLLRRTVSIKQALQPLSFTLRRGESLGLVGESGSGKSTTGLALLRLLRSEGSIEFDGQPLHQFSRREMLPFRSRIQVVFQDPYSALNPRLNVMQIIAEGLKVHKKLNEKQREEQVIKAMEEVGLDPLTRHRYPTEFSGGQRQRIAIARALILQPELVILDEPTSSLDKSVQAQILDILHRLQQRHGLSYLFISHDLQVVRSLCHQLIVLQGGKVVEQGECETLFTRPEQAYTRKLLALAEGNNG is encoded by the coding sequence ATGACCCCTTCGCCACTGCTCAGTATCGAACATCTGGATATCGCTTTCCGCCAGCAAGGGGCGTTGTCTACCGTTGTGCATGACCTTTCCCTGCAGATTTCACCGGGCGAGACGCTGGCGCTGGTCGGCGAATCCGGTTCGGGCAAGAGCGTCACGGCGCTGTCGGTGCTGCGGCTGCTGCGTTCGCAGTCGGTTGTCTATCCACGCGGCGACATTCTCTTTGAGGGGCAGAGTCTGCTGCACGCCAGCGAGCCTGCGCTGCGTAAAATCCGTGGCGATCGCATTGCGATGATTTTTCAGGAACCCATGGTGTCGCTCAACCCGCTGCATACTCTCGAAAAACAGCTGGCAGAAGTGTTGGCGTTGCATCGGGGCATGCGGCGCGAGGCGGCGCGGGGCGAAATCATCAGTTGTCTCGACCGGGTAGGCATTGCCCAGGCGGCGTCGCGCCTTGGTGATTTCCCGCATCAACTCTCCGGTGGCGAGCGGCAGCGGGTCATGATTGCCATGGCTATTCTGACGCAGCCCAAACTGCTGATTGCCGATGAACCGACAACGGCGCTCGATGTCTCCGTGCAGGCGCAAATACTGGCGCTGTTGCAGGAGCTGAAAGACGAGCTGGGCATGGCGATGCTGTTTATCACCCATAACCTGCGCATCGTACGCGCCATTGCCGATAATGTGGCGGTCATGAAAGCAGGGCGTTGTGTCGAGTTCAATCGGCGGGAAGCGCTGTTCACCGCACCGCAACACGCGTATACCCGCCAGCTGCTGCTGGCCGAACCGCGGGGAAATCCGCGGCCGGTAAAAGCCGACAGCCCCGTCTTGCTGCGCGTTGAAAATCTCGCCGTGGGTTTTCCGGTGCGTCGCGGCCTGCTGCGCCGTACCGTCAGCATTAAACAGGCGCTACAGCCTCTGAGTTTTACCCTGCGGCGTGGCGAAAGTCTCGGGCTGGTGGGCGAATCAGGGTCCGGGAAAAGCACCACGGGGCTTGCACTGCTACGTCTGCTGCGCTCGGAAGGTTCAATCGAATTCGACGGCCAGCCGCTGCACCAATTTTCCCGCCGTGAAATGCTGCCTTTTCGCAGCAGGATTCAGGTGGTGTTTCAGGACCCCTATTCCGCGCTTAATCCACGACTTAACGTGATGCAGATTATTGCCGAAGGTCTCAAGGTGCATAAAAAACTGAACGAAAAGCAGCGCGAAGAACAGGTCATCAAGGCGATGGAGGAAGTGGGGCTGGATCCCCTGACCCGACATCGCTATCCCACCGAGTTTTCGGGCGGTCAGCGCCAACGCATCGCTATCGCCCGCGCCCTTATCCTGCAACCGGAACTGGTTATTCTTGACGAGCCGACGTCTTCTCTCGATAAATCGGTACAGGCGCAGATCCTCGACATTCTGCATCGTTTACAGCAGCGTCACGGCCTGTCCTATCTGTTTATCAGCCATGATTTACAGGTGGTGCGCAGCCTTTGTCATCAGTTGATTGTGTTGCAAGGCGGTAAAGTGGTCGAGCAGGGAGAGTGTGAAACGCTTTTCACGCGGCCTGAACAGGCTTACACGCGAAAATTGCTGGCATTGGCGGAAGGCAACAACGGTTAG
- a CDS encoding extracellular solute-binding protein, producing the protein MFLRVMTALLLSLSGFFVHAESIEDGYAFAILGEPKYISNFTHFDYVNPAAPKGGSITLSAIGTFDNFNRYASRGNAAIRSDTLYDSLFTPSSDEIGSYYPLIADSARYDSDFKWVEVEINPHAVFQDGSPITANDVAFTFQKFMTEGVPQFRVVYKGVVVKAISRLTVRFEFPTPSKEQMLGLLGLPVIPQKFWEKHKFNQPLSTPPLGSGPYRISDYKLGQYVTYSRITHYWAANLPVNRGRFNFDTIRYDYYLDDNVALEAFKSGAFDFRMEPSPKNWATQYQGSNFSRHLIVRQDDVNKAAQDTRWLAFNIQRPIFKDRRVREALTLAFDFDWMNKALYYGAYRRADSYFQNTDYAASKYPDAAELAWLAPLKGKVPDEVFSELYQPPRTNGSGNDRANLLKATRLLKEAGWTINNQKLVNQQTGKPFAFELLLPSGGNAQYVLPFQHNLQRLGIDMSIRQVDNSQFISRLRSRDYDMIPTVYRAVPYPGTDLQIMWNSKYLNSTYNTPGVSDPAIDQLTNQIVAHQGQPEALLSLGHALDRVLTWHRYMIPMWYSNRDRYAYWDKFSMPAVRPPFSLELDTWWYDMNKAARLQAARK; encoded by the coding sequence ATGTTTCTTCGCGTAATGACAGCTCTGTTACTGTCGCTTTCCGGATTCTTCGTCCATGCCGAATCCATTGAAGACGGCTACGCCTTCGCCATTCTTGGTGAACCGAAATATATTTCCAACTTTACCCATTTCGATTATGTGAATCCTGCTGCGCCCAAAGGTGGCAGTATCACGCTTTCGGCCATTGGGACTTTCGACAACTTCAACCGCTACGCCTCGCGCGGCAATGCGGCGATCCGCAGTGATACCCTTTATGACAGCCTGTTTACGCCTTCAAGCGACGAAATCGGTAGTTATTATCCTTTGATTGCCGATTCGGCGCGCTACGACAGCGATTTCAAATGGGTTGAGGTCGAAATAAACCCTCACGCCGTCTTTCAGGATGGCAGCCCGATTACCGCCAACGACGTCGCCTTTACTTTTCAGAAATTCATGACCGAAGGCGTGCCACAGTTTCGCGTGGTCTATAAAGGCGTTGTGGTGAAAGCCATTTCACGGCTGACGGTACGTTTCGAATTCCCGACCCCCAGCAAAGAGCAGATGCTCGGGTTGCTGGGCCTGCCGGTTATTCCGCAAAAGTTCTGGGAAAAGCACAAGTTCAATCAACCGCTTTCAACGCCACCTCTGGGCAGCGGGCCTTATCGCATCAGCGATTACAAGCTGGGCCAATATGTGACCTACTCCCGAATCACCCACTACTGGGCCGCCAATCTGCCGGTAAACCGCGGGCGCTTTAATTTCGACACCATTCGTTATGACTATTATCTGGATGACAATGTCGCACTCGAGGCTTTCAAATCCGGCGCTTTTGACTTTCGCATGGAGCCGTCGCCAAAAAACTGGGCGACGCAGTATCAGGGCAGCAATTTCAGCCGCCACCTGATAGTCAGGCAGGACGACGTGAACAAGGCCGCGCAGGATACGCGCTGGTTGGCATTTAATATTCAACGGCCGATTTTCAAGGATAGACGCGTCAGGGAAGCGCTGACGCTGGCTTTCGATTTCGACTGGATGAACAAGGCGCTGTATTACGGTGCCTACCGCCGCGCAGACAGCTATTTCCAGAATACCGACTATGCGGCCAGCAAATATCCCGATGCCGCCGAACTCGCCTGGCTCGCGCCGTTAAAAGGCAAGGTGCCGGACGAAGTCTTCAGTGAGCTCTACCAGCCGCCGCGCACCAACGGCAGCGGCAACGACCGTGCCAATCTCCTCAAGGCAACCCGCTTACTGAAAGAGGCGGGTTGGACAATCAACAATCAGAAACTCGTCAACCAGCAAACCGGCAAGCCCTTCGCTTTCGAGCTGCTGCTGCCAAGTGGCGGCAACGCGCAGTACGTGCTGCCTTTTCAGCACAACTTGCAGCGGCTCGGCATCGACATGAGTATTCGTCAGGTAGATAACTCACAATTTATCAGCCGCTTACGCAGCCGAGACTACGATATGATCCCGACCGTTTACCGGGCGGTGCCTTACCCCGGCACCGATTTGCAGATTATGTGGAATTCGAAATACCTCAATTCGACCTACAACACGCCGGGCGTCAGCGATCCGGCCATCGATCAGCTCACCAACCAGATCGTGGCGCATCAGGGCCAGCCTGAAGCGCTGCTGTCGCTGGGCCATGCGCTAGACCGCGTGCTCACCTGGCACCGCTACATGATCCCGATGTGGTACTCCAATCGCGACCGCTATGCCTACTGGGATAAATTCTCGATGCCTGCCGTGCGACCGCCCTTCTCGCTCGAACTGGACACCTGGTGGTATGACATGAACAAGGCTGCGCGCCTGCAAGCGGCCAGAAAGTGA